The Pieris brassicae chromosome 6, ilPieBrab1.1, whole genome shotgun sequence genome window below encodes:
- the LOC123711097 gene encoding uncharacterized protein LOC123711097 — MPKISPVFLIATAAVILLCFGVLCYLMKAVNPKPNPENARRYSSQIIPFTEELRQNGNLDYGLEKLPENVTVHVKPPTERNIQSFSSDNAVIFVPIGPNMNNSHVKNNITSENETNIKGQRRSIKYDDEYLDLIKIPSSLILNLRDYAGPKIIINLSPESINKRGRKRSSSKEKGYNKTVIVLEVNESILLNVIGNTEDTFDEKEPNMIKNELSFDNMTFNHLTENLINDLINSTTIPEYIIVNSDASSFNTTMFADDQSETSDVIEKVTFSSTEKITFNDTTDHASTLELDKTTTAINDLVVDLLMQGETLKDTPPRNNIMNDNVYITSYN, encoded by the exons ATGCCCAAAATTAGTCCAGTATTCCTTATAGCAACAGCAGCTGTTATTCTGCTTTGTTTTGGAGTACTCTGTTATCTCATGAAAGCTGTTAATCCGAAACCGAACCCAGAAAACGCCAGGAGATACAGCTCA cAAATCATACCATTTACGGAAGAACTGAGGCAGAATGGTAATTTAGACTATGGATTAGAAAAGCTTCCAGAAAATGTTACTGTACATGTTAAACCTCCCACCGAGAGGAATATCCAATCCTTTTCGTCTGATAATGCTGTCATTTTCGTACCTATAGGGCCAAACATGAATAACTCTcatgtcaaaaataatataacatcaGAAAACGAAACAAACATAAAGGGACAAAGAAGATCAATTAAGTACGATGACGAATATCTTGATTTAATCAAAATTCCTAGttcgttaattttaaatctcaGAGACTATGCTGGaccaaaaattattataaatttgagtCCTGAAAGCATTAATAAAAGAGGAAGAAAAAGAAGTTCCAGTAAGGAAAAGGGTTACAACAAAACAGTAATTGTTCTAGAAGTCAATGAGTCCATTCTTCTTAATGTAATAGGGAATACAGAAGATACTTTTGATGAAAAGGAACCAAATATGATAAAGAACGAGTTATCGTTTGACAATATGACCTTCAATCACCTAACGGAAAATCTAatcaatgatttaattaatagtaCAACTATTCCAGAATATATAATCGTTAATAGTGATGCAAGTTCATTCAATACGACTATGTTTGCTGACGACCAATCTGAAACCTCTGATGTTATCGAAAAGGTTACATTCAGTTCCACTgagaaaattacttttaatgatacaaCAGACCATGCAAGTACTTTGGAGTTAGATAAAACAACTACTGCTATAAATGATCTTGTTGTTGATTTACTGATGCAAGGAGAGACGTTAAAAGATACTCCACCGCGTAATAACATTATGAATGATAATGTTTATATCACTTCGTATAATTGA